TTTGTAAAGTGTTGAAAAACCAATGTAAATACTTGCTATTATAACAACAAATATAAAAAATCACGCAATTCCTGGAACACCAAGTAAACCATCTTTTGCTGGAGTTGTTACCTGTAAAAAGAAATATGGATAAGCATACATAGAAGTTGGAGAAGTTCCACCAGCTTCTTTAATTAAACCTCTAGCTATTGCATATAAAGCATAGCTTATTAAAATTACTACTCCCTGAATTCAATTTTTCTTTAAAAACTTAAATTCTGAAATATTTTCTTTACTTTCATGTTTCATTCCAAAGATAACATAAATAACAAAAGCAATTGGACCAAAAGTATGAAATACTTCATTTTCAATTACAGATGTAACGTTAGGGAACAAGGCTTGTAAAATTGTTTTATTAGCTGCTAATCCTGTTGAAATAACTGTTGGTCTTAGACTTAGTTGATAAATCAAGAAAGTAATTGTTATAAATGTTGCAGTTAAAATTGCTCCATTTGAACTAATTAATCCCTTTTTACCTTCATTGTTAGGTTTTAATAATGCATTTGTAATTCATACTAGAACTAATATATTACTTAGTAAAGTAAAGAATGACGTTCTAAATCAAATATCTTCAAACGGTTGATAGTTAGCATGCAATAAGCTATTTTGATCTACATTAAAATTTATCAATGAAGTAATTTGATCCACCATTTCGCCATTAACTTTAACTTGTACTATTCAACTGTAGTCTCCTTCTTTACCTACTTTAATTAACTCTTCAATTGTTTTTATTCCATTTTCTTGAATAAGACGGTTGATTTCGCTTACTGAAAGACTTGTATTAATCATCGGTTTTAAGTAACTCATTAATAATACTGCAAGCAAAATTAAAGCAAAAGAAAACTTATATCAAAATTTTCAATCTTTTAAAGAATAATTATTTGAAAATCAATTTTTTGTTTGATCTGCTTTTAATTTAAAAAAATTATTATGCATTTTTATTCTCCTTTTTTCTTTAATTTTACATTAATTATTTTTAACATTATAACTCTATATAAAGATGTAAATCCAATACATATAGACGCTATAACTACAACAAATATTAAAAATAAAACTATTCCTGGAAGTTCAATGTTTCCCATTTTAACTGCTTTTTCAGTTATTTGTAAAAATGGATATGGGAAAGCTAGTTGACTTGAACCAGGAGTTCCACCAGCAACCATAATTAAACCTCTAATTATTGCATAAACACCATAACCGATTAAACCGCTAATTCCATATAATCATGTTAATTTTAAATCTTTAAAACTTAGTAAGTCTTTTGTTTCTCTTTTAATTCCAAAAATAACATATCCAACAAAAGCAATTGGTGCTACTGTATGGAACATTTCATTAATTAGATGACTTATAAAATTATTGTCAACCATTGAAACTGTTGCTCTTAAGATAATATTGTAAAGTAAAAATGTGATTGTTATATAAGTAGTGAAAATTAATGCTCCCCTATTATTTAAAATCCCTTTTTTACCTTCATTATAGGGTTTCAATAATGCAACATACATTCAAATTAGTATTAACAAGTTACTTATTAATGTAAAAAATGATGACATGTAAACTAATTGTTCAAATGGCTGATAACTAGCCTTTAAAACACCATCAGTAGTTGTTGTAAATACAATAACCCCTTTAATAGAAGTTACACCATTCTTTGTTGTACTAATTCAATTGGAATTATTATCAATTCCATATTGCAAAATACTTTGAATTGTCCAAGTTTGTTCTTGATTATTATTAATTAACTTATTAAGTTCAGCAACATTATTTGATGATGAAACAAAAGCTTGGATATAACTATATAAAACAACAATTGTCATTATTAAAACAAATATTGCTTTATATCAAAATCTTCAGTCTTTTAGAGAATAATTACTAAATCAATTCTTAAGACTTTCTTTTTTTAATTTAAAATAATTCATTTTTAACCTTTCTAAATAAAAAATATATAACCTTTTTAAGATTATATACTTATTTTTAAATTATTGTTTACCAGCACGTAATGTGTTGAAAGCGTCAATTAATTTAGGGTCTAATTTATTATTAAAGAACGGCTGAAGGAAAGTATCATTGTATGCTACCTTACCATTACCATCATCTTCATGTAATATTATAGGTTTAAACATTTCTGCATATCTATAGTATGTTCCCTCTTCCTCAATTAATTTACCATTTTCATCATATTCAGGTTCAGCAGTTGCTGATTCCATTGTTTCAACAAATCCTGTTGGAGTTCCTGTAAAATCTGAAATATCTTGTGCATGTTCAATAAAGAAATTAATAAAATCATATGCAATATCTTTATGATTTGAATTTTTAGACATTACTAAATTATCAGAATAAATATTTGTTGTTTGGTGTGTTGGAGTTGAAGGATCTTCGCCATTTTCTGTATAATCATCTTTTGATTCAATTTCTGCATTAGGTCTTCCATATAAGAAATAAACTTTTGATTCATCTTCATCTTCTGCTTTTGAGGCTAGTGAATATAAGTCGTCATCTTCATCCTCATCACCATCAAGAGTATCTTCACCATTATAAACAACATTTGCATATGATAAATCTCCATTATACATAACTGCAAAGTCAAATTGACCTTCGCTTGCTGTTGAAATCAATGAATCTCCTTGTAATCCCACATTTTTATAACCAAGTAAAGTTTTCAATTCTTTTGCGGCTCCGTCAATTTCACTTTGTTTAGTTAAATTCCCTGTTCCATATAAAACTTGTCCTGCAATTGCAAAAACATTTTTAGGATCTTCATTTAAAACAACTTCTTTTCCATCTTTTGCGGCATCTCATAATATTCTTCATGAAAGTTCTGAGTTGTTCATAGCATAATCATAATTATTATCATATTGTTCAGATTGTGTAACTGTTTCTCATTTAGCTGTTTCATTACCTTTTTCTTTTTTCAATAATGTTTCAGGATGAGTTTCAAGTAATCATTTAATATTTGATGCATCAGGATTTGAACTTGTTCTACTTGTACCTTTTGAATTTGGATTAACAGCTATAACTAAATCTCCTCATAAATAAGGAATAGCATAATCAATAATAGTTCCTGTTTGTAAACCTTCCTCTTCAGTTTCACCTTCTTTTAGTTCAACTTTTGATTTGTACATTACATTTAACAATTCATTACTGATTTCTAAAGCTTCTGTTTCTTTTGTTTCTGATTCTACTTCAAATTCTTCATTTTTTACTAATGCTTTTGTTGGATCTTCAGGCTTTTTGTTAATTGATGTTTTATTTTCATCATCACCAAATTCTTCTGATCATGCATTAATTTTTGAATAATCTAAAGCTTCTAATTTTCCTTCTTCTGCTAATTTTTGTACCATGTAATCACTTGGCACCATTAAATCATAATTAAAAGTATATAACTTATTGTATAAAGTTTCATTTGAATCATATTCTTGATAATTAACTTTAACATCATATTCTTTTTCAAATTCTTTTATTAGTGAAGGATCAATATATTCACCTCAGTTACCAATAACTAAGTCATAAATATTATTCATAACGAATGCTACTGTTAGACCAGTAAATGAAACTAAAACTAATAAAGAAACCATTATAATTTTTCAACTTCTAGCAAAGAAACCTTTTGTAAAATTAGCTTCATCAATATTTGATGGGAAGAATTTTTCTTTTTGTTTTGCAACAATTACTTTAATTTGATCAATTTTTTCATTTTTTAATTGAATCATTTTTGATTGAGTTATTTCAAACTTTTCAAATCTTTGTTTTTTTAATTCAATCAATCTAGTATTGTTTGGATTTTCTTGCAATTTTTTATTTAAATTTTCAGAAATATTTACTCTTCTAAATGCTTGTGTCGCAACTAAATCTAATCTACTTGATAGATCATTAATTTTATTATCATTAATTTGTTTAATATCTTTAAGTTTCTCAACAATCATTCTTAATTTAAAGTTATTTTTTCCTTCTTCAACTTCAATTTTTCATTCTTCATAATACTTAATTTTTTTATTGTATCAGTTGATTGTGCTTTTTGAAGGATCAACTTCTGCTCTAAAATCCTTTTTTAATTGTTTAATTTTTTTATTAATTGAAGCAGCTTTTTCTTTTGCCTCTTTTTCTTGTTCATTTAGTCAAGCAATCTCTTCAGATAAGAAAGTTACTTTTTCAATAATTTTTTCTAACTGAATTGAAATTTTAGCTGCTTTTTTAACCTCTGTTGTTTTTGCTAATTGTTTTTCAAGTTGTTTTTGCTTTGCTTCAGCTTTTTTTAATCTTGAAGCATAACGTTTTTCACGGTTAATTGTATTTTGCAATTTATATCTTTTTCACTCAAGTTTAGCAATTTTTTTATCATAGTTTTTTGAATTAGCAAATTTCAGTTTTCATTTTAAAATATAATACTTAACTCAAATTGATAAATTAAGAGTTCTTTTGCGTTTTGTTGCTGTATTTAAAGAATTTGTTAACTCATTAATTTCTTTTTCTAATTTATAAATATTTTTTGATTTATAAGTTCCATTTTTAATTTGTAATTTTGTTGCTTCTTTTTTCTCTTTTGCAAATAAGAAAGCATTTCAAATTACAACTCCTGAAGCAATAATTCCAACCATCATAGTTCCAAATGCAAAAATGTATGGTTTAATTCTTTTTGCTGAATAAATGAATGATGAAACGTTAGTTTGAGCTCCACCAGTAAAATAAGAAATGATAAAGTCATCAAAACTCATTGCAAATGCAATAACTGTTGCAATAATAATCGCAGGTTTCAAAATAGGTAAAATAATTTTAAAGATTACAGTGCTTGTTTTTGCACCCAAGTCATAACTTGCTTCAATAATTGATTTATCTACTTTTCTTAGTCTTGGCATAACTGTTATTAATACATAAGGCACATTAAATGAAACATGGGCCATAACTAATGTAAAAATACCAAATTTTAAACCACTAATTAAGAAAACTACCATTAAAGCAACTGCTGTAATAATATCTGCGTTAATTAAAGGTATATTAGCAACTGACATTCATTTGCTTTGTTTTCTTTTTGTTAATCTACTTAAACCAATTGCAGCCATTGTTCCAATAACAACACTAATTACAGTTGAAACAACCGCTACGAATAGTGAAGTAATAATTGATTTAATAAAAGGTGAGTTTTTGAAAAACTCTTCATATCACCTTGTACTAAAACCCATTCAGTTTGAAACTGATGATCCACTGTTAAAAGAAAACAAAATCATAACCCCGATAGGCACATAGATAACTAATAAAATTAAAGCAAAGTAAGTTGATCTGACGAATCTTTTCATGATTTAGCTCCTTTCTTTTCAAATTTATTTGTAAAGAATTTAGATACCATCATTAGTAAGAAAACCATTGCTGCCAATACTACACTAATTGCGGCTCCAAACCCAAAGTCACTTCCTTTAAAGAAATATGACTCAATAATTGTTGTAATTAAGTTAATTTTTCCATTACCCATATATTGAACAACAATCAATGATGTTGCAGCTTGTAATAATACAAGAGTAATAGCAGTAATAACTCCAGGCATTGAAGATCTAAAAGTAATACCTCAGAATGTTCTATATTTTGAGCATCCCAAATCCATTGCTGCTTCTTCAATATCTCTTCTTCTTGAGTCTAACGCATCATAAATAGGAGTAATTGCAAAAGGAATAAACATGTATGTCATTCCTATGATAATTGCTATTTGAGTTCCTAATGCACTAGGCGCCATTATTAGAAATAAACTTCTTAGCCCCAATACTTTTAATAGCATTGATATTCACATTGGCATTGTAATTAATAATCACATGTTTTTAGCCAATATTTTTGATCTCATTTCAGACATAATTAGGGCAATTGGGTAACCCAAAATTATACAAAATAGTGATGCTATAAATGCATAAGCAATTGTTAATCCCATTGACATCATTATATTTCCATTTTTAAATAGTCTAATAAATTTTTCTAGACTTATTTCAAACATTTTTAAGTCTCCACTTGGTTGAACTAGAGAATACACAACGATTGAAACAATAGGAATTATAACTAACGCAATCATTACCACAAAGAAAGGTAATAATATTGGTCATGCTTTACCTTTTGCAAAGTTAAACATTTTAGTTTTTCCTAATGTTTTATTAATTTCTTTAATTTTTTGACGAACTTTTACTTTGTTTTCACGAGCAATTTCATTATCAATTGCTGTCTCAAGCTGTTCTTGATCAAAATTAACAGAAATTTCTTTTTCTTTTTTAGCCATTAGACTTATTCCACTTCTTTTCACATAACGTGAATAGCTTCGTCATTTCATTTAATAGATACTTTATCATCTACTTTAAATGCTTGTGTTGTGTGTATTTTTCAAATTCTTTTTTTTGTAGTTTCAACTAACAATTCTCAGTGCACACCTTTAAATGTTGTATGCATAACTGTTCCATTAAAAAATCCTGTGTTTGCTTTTTTGATTTCAATATCTTCAGGTCGAATTACAATATCAATTGATTTTTCATTTTTTCCAAAGTTTGTATCATTACAAACAAATTCTTTTCCATCAAATTTAACTTTATTATCTTCAACAAATATTCCGTCTTCAATAATATTTGATTGCCCTATGAATTTAGCAACTCACAAATTTTCTGGTTCATTATAAATATCTTCAGGTGTTCCAATTTGTTGAATTGAACCTTCGTTCATTACAACAACACGATCACTAATACTCAATGCTTCTTCTTGATCATGAGAAACCATTAAAAAAGTAATTCCGATTTCTCTTTGTAATCTTTTTAATTCTTCACGCATGTGTTGTCTTAACTGAACGTCTAGTGCAGCTAATGGTTCATCTAGTAATAAAACTTTTGGTTTCATAACTAATGCTCTGGCAATAGCAACACGTTGTTTTTGTCCCCCAGATAAATCATTAATGTTTCTATCTTCAAATCCTTCTAGACCTACTTGTCTAATTTGTTTTAAAACTTCACGTTGCAAAATATCTTTTTTTGTTTTTTTAGTTCTTAAACCAAATGCAATGTTATCAAACACATTTAAATGTGGGAACAATGCATATGATTGAAAAATTGTATTAAATTGTCTTTTGTTAATTGGTATTGGTAATAAATCCTTACCTTCAAACATAATTTGTCCACTATTTGGTTTTTCAAAACCTGCTATGATTCTTAATGTTGTAGTTTTTCCACAACCTGATGGTCCTAAAAGAGTTATAAATTCTCCTTCTCTAACGTTTAAATCTATTCCTTTAAGAACAACTTTACCATCATAGTCTTTAGTTACACTACGTAACTCTATAATATTATTTTCCATTTAGTTCTCCTTGTTTTTCATATTGATTATGTGAGTACAAAACTCAAAAAAGCATGTCAAAATATGACAAAATAGAAGTCGTTATTAATTTGACTTCCTACTTAAGGGAGAGACTTTCAGTTTCTAAAATAGTTTCAAAAATTTGGGTATGACTAAAAGCAACATCTAATCATTCAAGAATTAGATATTGTTGCGAATTTAAAATTTCTTTAAATTGTAATAAATTCATAGCTTTTACTCCTTTTGAAAACAACTAAATAAATTTTATATTATTAATTTATAAAATGTTAAAAAACTTGTTTTTTAACAAATAAAAAAGAGATTTAAAATCTCTTTAATTATTGTTTATTAAACACATTTTTAAATAAATAATCTCCAACTCCACCATGCTCTACAGTTAAATCCGTTACATCATTTGCTACAGCTTTTACTTCATCTTTAGCATTTGCCATAGCAATTCCTTTACCTGCTCATTTTAATGCAGCAATATCATTTTCTCCATCTCCAAAATAAATTACATCTTTTGGATCGATATTCATCTTTTCACAAACAAATTGTAGACCATATGACTTATCTATTCCTTTTGGATTTAGTTCAATATTTGCACGTGCTTCTGAAACATAACTAAAAGCGAAAATAGATACATCATTATCCTCTGCAAAATTTCTAAAAGAAGCCATATTTTTAGTCTTACCAAAGCAAATAAATTTACTTACCTTTAACTTTTCAAAATTAGTTCATTTAGAATAGTTAATCAATTTTTGTCGCTTTGTTTTAAATTTCATAAATGTTCTAAATGCACTTATTTTTTTATTACAATAGGCATATTTCTCTTGTTCTGAATATGCAAAAATTTTAATTTTACTTTTGTTTGCTTTTTCAAACAATTCTTTTGTAAGTGAAATATCAAAAGTAGATGTATAATGTATTTTTAAATCTTTTGTTTCTTTGTCTTTAAAAGTAAATGATTGACCACCATTTTGTGAAACAAATGGATTATTTGAATCATCAATTTCAAGCTCCTTAGCTATATCATAAATTGTTGTTATATTTCTGCCTGTTGCAATAATTACAGGTATGTTTAATTCCTTTGCCTTTAAAATTGCTTCTTTTGTTTTTTTGTGAATTCCATATACATGATGGTAAACAGTTCCATCAATATCTATAATTATCATTTTTATCATAAATTACCTCTTAATAGCTATTTATTTAAATTATATATTAATATGATTTTGATATGAAAAAAACTAGGACCTTAATCCTAGTCATCTAATTTAAATGTTCTAAAAAAGTTAATGCTCCTAAATGTTGAACTGTCTTATTAGCAAACATATTAGATCTTTTAATAATTTTTGTAATTTGATCAACAGAAGATTCATTATTAATTTCTAATGAAACATAATCATTAATTAAATTTGAAATAAATGCATCCCCTGCTCCAGTTGTATCAACTAAATTTTCGGCTAAAATTGTTGGAACATAGTATAGTTCATTTTTTCATGCAAATATTGTATCATTACATCCACGAGTTATACAAATTAAAGATTTTGGATTTTTTAACATAATAGATTTAATAGCTTCTTCTTGAATTTCAATATCCGTTAACAATAGTAGTTCATCTTCTGATAATTTAATTAAATCTGCATTTTCCATATATTTTTTACAATGATTTTTAAAATTTAAAATTTCTTCATCTGTTACTCATAATTTGTCTCTAAAATTTGGATCAAAAGAAAATTTTATGTTATTTTGTAAAGCTATTTCTAATAATTCACTGTAAGATTTTTTTAAATTGCCTGGTAAAAAACCAGTTGCACTCCCAAAATGAATAAAGTCAATTTTTGTTAATTTTTCTTTATCTTCTTTCGCTAAATCATAATCAGCATCGCTATTTCTTATAAACTGAAAAAATCTTTCCTTATTTTCATCTAAAGTAACTTTTGCAATTGTTGTAGCCTTGTCGCTTTCTTGAATAAAATCATTTTTAATATTAAATTTTTTAATGAATTTTGAAATTGATTCAACATATTGATCATTTCCTAAACTACCCATAAAGTAACTATTATTTGTGTTAATTGCGCCAATTGAACATGCTACATTAAAAGATGCACCACCAACTTCTGCTTTTATATTGTTGTCTTCTGAATAAATATCCATTAGTACTTCACCGATTGAAACTATATTCTTCATTTTACTTTTCCTTTATTTCATTTTTAAATATTATGTTATTTCAAATGTAATCATTACCTTTTAATTGGTTTACTTTAACATTTGATAAATTTGTTTTAATTTGATTATGTTTGTTAATATAGAACCTTACTGAAATTGCGTGCTGACCTTCATTAACAAAAATTTCCATTGTACTTCTATCAATTAATATTCTTAAACTTTTAACTTTTAAAGTACCGTTATTAATTATTGAAGGTAAATTTTCTTCATCATTAAAAGTCATATTTGTTCTATCTATAATAAATTCATTATTTTTATTTAATATTTTAATATTCTTATTCAATTCATTTGAAACAATAATTTCAAAATCGCTTTCAATATTATTTATAATAATTTCACTTAATCCATTTTCATAATTAAATGTCTTATTAACTTCTTTAATTTCAAAAGTTCTTAAGTTATCAAGTTCTTTTATAGGCAATTGATATAAGCAATCGTTTTTAACAAACAATTCTCTAGGAACTGTCAATTGATTGCTTCATGTTGTTAATTCTGGTGGAAAAGGATTAGACTTCGAATTTCCTAATCAACCTAGCATTATTACACGATTACCAGTATTACTAAAAACTTGAGGCGCATAAAAATCAAAACCTAAATCTATTTTCAATAAATCTGTTTTGTATTTAAAATTCATTTCATTGTCAATTTCTACTTCACGATACTTAACAAAATGACTACCTTCTTTTAATGGTGCTTCTTGTTCTAAACAAGCGAATACATATTCTCTTCCATCCAATTTAAAATAGTTTGGGCATTCAAGCATGTATGCATTTTGCTCATCATTCTCATCAAATTTTATATCCTTGTAGTTTTCTCAACTTGTTCCATTAAATTTGTAAATATTTAAAACAGCTTTTATATCTTTAGTTTGAGCACCATTTAACATAAATAACTCATTGTTTTTTTCAAATACAATTGGATCTCTATAATGACCTGAATATTTTGTTAAATCTGTTTCATATAAAAATTCTTTTGTTACTATTTTATTTTTTAAATCAATAAATGCTTTTAATGTATAAGCTGTTCTATCTACATCATTAAATTTAACATTACCTGTATAATAAATTTCAATTTCATTATTTTTATTAATTCTTGCACTTCCTGAAAATACACCATTTTTGTCATACTTATTTGAAGGAGTTAAAGTTAAACCTTCATATGTATAATTAATAAAATCCGTTGTTGTATATAAAGCTCATGACTTATTGAAATGTTGAATACTAAAAGGACAACTTTGCATAAAAATATAGTATTTTCCGTCTAAGAAAGTTAGCCCATTTGGATCATTTGTTGAACCTGAATAACCAGCTAAGTGATATTGATTATTGTACCAATCACTTTGCTTTTTATCATGTCATTTTTGAATATCATTTAAGTCTTGTTCAGTTATCAAACTATATTTTTCTTTTTGCATATTTTACTCCGCACTTTTTCTTTTAATTTTAAATTTATCTAATTTTATTTTATTTTTTAATTGTTCAAATTTTAATCCTAACTTTGTTTTTTTAGATTGAATTCCGTCTTTAAATAGAAATAAAGTTAATAAGAAAGCCACACCAAATGAAATTATGTTTACTCCAATAATTCCTAGTAGTTTAGTTCAATTACCTGTATATAACAACAATCCTGGTATTACTGTAACTCCCATACCTGGACATGTAACATTTAAAATTCCAGCAAATAAACCTCCGAAAAATCCTCCAATTGATGCGTAAATAAATGGTTTAATTTTTGGCAAATTTGTTCCAAAAATTGCTGGTTCTGTTATTCCAAACAGTGTTGATATTGCAGCAGAAAATCCCAATTCTTTATCTGATTTATCTTTTGCTTTTACTGCAATAGCCATTGCTGCACCACCTTGTGAAATAATTGAAGCTGTTCAAATTGCATTAAAGATTGATCCTGTAGCAGCTGCACCATTAGCACCTGGTAAACTTCCATCAATAACTAATTGCATTTCAAGTCCTTGTAAGACTTGATGACAACCTGTGATAACAATTCCTTGCAATACTCCTGCAATAATTGCTGTTCCAAATCCATATTTAATTCCAAGAATTGCTTTAGTAGCGATTAATATTCCTTGTTCTACCATTAATAAGATTGGTCCAAAAATAAATAGAGCAACTAAAAAAGCAATTGTTATTGTTAGAAATGGTGTAAAAATAATGTTTACAGCTTTTGGCATTCAAATTTTTATTCATTTTTCTAAATATGCAACTGCAACACCAATAATTAATGCTGGTAAAACTGAACCTTGGTAGCCTGTAATTGGAATAATTCAAACTTTAATAGCAGTTATTGGATCACCCATTACTGCATTTGTTATTACATTTCCATTTGCATCAAATGTTGGTGCTTGACCTATTCATTTTAATCCTGCTTCAACTCAAGCTTTATATATTTCGTTTTTTGATAATCCTTCAATCAATTGATTATTATAAAAATCTAATTGCGCATTATATGCAGCAATTGATCCCTTATTTGGTAATAGAGGATTAACTAACATTAATCCAATAATAATCCCCAATACAGGATTACCACCAAATCTTTTAACTGTTGATCAACAAACTAAAACTGCTAGTGAGTCAAATGCTGTTTTAGTAACAATGTCTACAATAATTCATAATAATGAATTCAATTGTTCACCTGATGGATTTAATATTTGCTTTAAAAGAGCTGATACTCCCATTGCCAATCCAGCTGCAACAATCGCTGGAATAATTGGAACAAATATATCTCCTAAAACTCTCATTCCCTTTTGAATTTCCCCAAAAAATCATGATTTATTTCTTAATGTTTCTTTATTTGCTTTTACTTGTAATTTAAAATCTTCTAATTTAGAATTATCTAATTTTTCATCCATTGAAGCATTGCTTACTTCCATTATTTTTTGTACTTCAGCATAAACAGCTTCTACTACACC
This window of the Mesoplasma chauliocola genome carries:
- the potCD gene encoding spermidine/putrescine ABC transporter permease/substrate-binding protein — protein: MKRFVRSTYFALILLVIYVPIGVMILFSFNSGSSVSNWMGFSTRWYEEFFKNSPFIKSIITSLFVAVVSTVISVVIGTMAAIGLSRLTKRKQSKWMSVANIPLINADIITAVALMVVFLISGLKFGIFTLVMAHVSFNVPYVLITVMPRLRKVDKSIIEASYDLGAKTSTVIFKIILPILKPAIIIATVIAFAMSFDDFIISYFTGGAQTNVSSFIYSAKRIKPYIFAFGTMMVGIIASGVVIWNAFLFAKEKKEATKLQIKNGTYKSKNIYKLEKEINELTNSLNTATKRKRTLNLSIWVKYYILKWKLKFANSKNYDKKIAKLEWKRYKLQNTINREKRYASRLKKAEAKQKQLEKQLAKTTEVKKAAKISIQLEKIIEKVTFLSEEIAWLNEQEKEAKEKAASINKKIKQLKKDFRAEVDPSKSTINWYNKKIKYYEEWKIEVEEGKNNFKLRMIVEKLKDIKQINDNKINDLSSRLDLVATQAFRRVNISENLNKKLQENPNNTRLIELKKQRFEKFEITQSKMIQLKNEKIDQIKVIVAKQKEKFFPSNIDEANFTKGFFARSWKIIMVSLLVLVSFTGLTVAFVMNNIYDLVIGNWGEYIDPSLIKEFEKEYDVKVNYQEYDSNETLYNKLYTFNYDLMVPSDYMVQKLAEEGKLEALDYSKINAWSEEFGDDENKTSINKKPEDPTKALVKNEEFEVESETKETEALEISNELLNVMYKSKVELKEGETEEEGLQTGTIIDYAIPYLWGDLVIAVNPNSKGTSRTSSNPDASNIKWLLETHPETLLKKEKGNETAKWETVTQSEQYDNNYDYAMNNSELSWRILWDAAKDGKEVVLNEDPKNVFAIAGQVLYGTGNLTKQSEIDGAAKELKTLLGYKNVGLQGDSLISTASEGQFDFAVMYNGDLSYANVVYNGEDTLDGDEDEDDDLYSLASKAEDEDESKVYFLYGRPNAEIESKDDYTENGEDPSTPTHQTTNIYSDNLVMSKNSNHKDIAYDFINFFIEHAQDISDFTGTPTGFVETMESATAEPEYDENGKLIEEEGTYYRYAEMFKPIILHEDDGNGKVAYNDTFLQPFFNNKLDPKLIDAFNTLRAGKQ
- the potB gene encoding spermidine/putrescine ABC transporter permease, translated to MAKKEKEISVNFDQEQLETAIDNEIARENKVKVRQKIKEINKTLGKTKMFNFAKGKAWPILLPFFVVMIALVIIPIVSIVVYSLVQPSGDLKMFEISLEKFIRLFKNGNIMMSMGLTIAYAFIASLFCIILGYPIALIMSEMRSKILAKNMWLLITMPMWISMLLKVLGLRSLFLIMAPSALGTQIAIIIGMTYMFIPFAITPIYDALDSRRRDIEEAAMDLGCSKYRTFWGITFRSSMPGVITAITLVLLQAATSLIVVQYMGNGKINLITTIIESYFFKGSDFGFGAAISVVLAAMVFLLMMVSKFFTNKFEKKGAKSWKDSSDQLTLL
- the potA gene encoding spermidine/putrescine ABC transporter ATP-binding protein gives rise to the protein MENNIIELRSVTKDYDGKVVLKGIDLNVREGEFITLLGPSGCGKTTTLRIIAGFEKPNSGQIMFEGKDLLPIPINKRQFNTIFQSYALFPHLNVFDNIAFGLRTKKTKKDILQREVLKQIRQVGLEGFEDRNINDLSGGQKQRVAIARALVMKPKVLLLDEPLAALDVQLRQHMREELKRLQREIGITFLMVSHDQEEALSISDRVVVMNEGSIQQIGTPEDIYNEPENLWVAKFIGQSNIIEDGIFVEDNKVKFDGKEFVCNDTNFGKNEKSIDIVIRPEDIEIKKANTGFFNGTVMHTTFKGVHWELLVETTKKRIWKIHTTQAFKVDDKVSIKWNDEAIHVMWKEVE
- a CDS encoding Cof-type HAD-IIB family hydrolase — its product is MIKMIIIDIDGTVYHHVYGIHKKTKEAILKAKELNIPVIIATGRNITTIYDIAKELEIDDSNNPFVSQNGGQSFTFKDKETKDLKIHYTSTFDISLTKELFEKANKSKIKIFAYSEQEKYAYCNKKISAFRTFMKFKTKRQKLINYSKWTNFEKLKVSKFICFGKTKNMASFRNFAEDNDVSIFAFSYVSEARANIELNPKGIDKSYGLQFVCEKMNIDPKDVIYFGDGENDIAALKWAGKGIAMANAKDEVKAVANDVTDLTVEHGGVGDYLFKNVFNKQ
- a CDS encoding carbohydrate kinase family protein, which translates into the protein MKNIVSIGEVLMDIYSEDNNIKAEVGGASFNVACSIGAINTNNSYFMGSLGNDQYVESISKFIKKFNIKNDFIQESDKATTIAKVTLDENKERFFQFIRNSDADYDLAKEDKEKLTKIDFIHFGSATGFLPGNLKKSYSELLEIALQNNIKFSFDPNFRDKLWVTDEEILNFKNHCKKYMENADLIKLSEDELLLLTDIEIQEEAIKSIMLKNPKSLICITRGCNDTIFAWKNELYYVPTILAENLVDTTGAGDAFISNLINDYVSLEINNESSVDQITKIIKRSNMFANKTVQHLGALTFLEHLN
- a CDS encoding glycoside hydrolase family 32 protein; translation: MQKEKYSLITEQDLNDIQKWHDKKQSDWYNNQYHLAGYSGSTNDPNGLTFLDGKYYIFMQSCPFSIQHFNKSWALYTTTDFINYTYEGLTLTPSNKYDKNGVFSGSARINKNNEIEIYYTGNVKFNDVDRTAYTLKAFIDLKNKIVTKEFLYETDLTKYSGHYRDPIVFEKNNELFMLNGAQTKDIKAVLNIYKFNGTSWENYKDIKFDENDEQNAYMLECPNYFKLDGREYVFACLEQEAPLKEGSHFVKYREVEIDNEMNFKYKTDLLKIDLGFDFYAPQVFSNTGNRVIMLGWLGNSKSNPFPPELTTWSNQLTVPRELFVKNDCLYQLPIKELDNLRTFEIKEVNKTFNYENGLSEIIINNIESDFEIIVSNELNKNIKILNKNNEFIIDRTNMTFNDEENLPSIINNGTLKVKSLRILIDRSTMEIFVNEGQHAISVRFYINKHNQIKTNLSNVKVNQLKGNDYIWNNIIFKNEIKEK